In Triticum aestivum cultivar Chinese Spring chromosome 5B, IWGSC CS RefSeq v2.1, whole genome shotgun sequence, the following proteins share a genomic window:
- the LOC123115565 gene encoding putative nuclease HARBI1 — MEQYIFRNLVQCPRERCHLRYTNFVSVEEQVGIFLYVVSKNATNRTLQGQFQHSGEVISRYFHIVLNALMILSGSIIQLPPINVPLKVARNTKFMPYLKDCIGAIDGTHIPITIYPNDQGPYHNRKGTLSQNVMVACDFDNRFIHVSSGWEGSASDPRVLQDALENNFYVPEGKFYLVDAGYANTPNFIAPYRNVRYHLLEQAKCNQRPRNPRELFNLRHAQLRNHVERIIGVLKKRFPILKCASQYPIDSQAEIAIACCALHNFICSNEGGEQWLDQVESEIDPVKIIDVPSGDMKYTNDIHSLNERRALGSTKRDEIANAMWNDYQDYLRRTRRNTA, encoded by the exons ATGGAGCAGTATATTTTTCGTAACTTAGTCCAGTGCCCTCGAGAAAGATGCCATCTAAGATATACAAATTTTGTCTCAGTGGAAGAACAAGTAGGCATATTTTTATATGTCGTTTCAAAGAATGCAACCAATCGTACACTCCAAGGGCAATTTCAGCATAGTGGTGAGGTCATAAGTCGCTATTTCCATATTGTGTTGAACGCCCTCATGATATTGTCAGGAAGTATAATACAGTTGCCTCCAATTAATGTTCCTCTCAAAGTTGCAAGAAATACGAAATTTATGCCatatttgaag GATTGTATTGGAGCAATAGATGGAACACATATTCCAATTACCATATATCCAAATGACCAAGGTCCATATCATAACAGAAAGGGAACACTGTCACAAAATGTTATGGTTGCATGTGATTTTGATAATCGTTTCATCCATGTCAGCAGCGGATGGGAAGGTTCCGCTTCTGACCCTCGTGTTCTACAAGATGCTCTTGAAAATAACTTCTATGTCCCCGAAGGAAAGTTTTATTTGGTGGATGCTGGTTATGCGAATACGCCTAATTTTATTGCACCTTATCGCAATGTAAGGTACCATTTGCTGGAGCAGGCTAAATGCAATCAGCGGCCGCGGAATCCTCGAGAACTATTCAACCTGAGGCATGCACAACTTCGTAATCATGTTGAGCGTATAATTGGAGTTCTGAAGAAGCGTTTCCCTATACTAAAATGTGCATCGCAATACCCCATCGACTCGCAAGCAGAAATTGCGATAGCATGTTGTGCTCTTCATAATTTCATTTGTAGTAATGAGGGTGGCGAACAATGGTTGGACCAAGTTGAATCGGAGATTGATCCAGTAAAAATAATTGATGTTCCAAGTGGAGATATGAAGTATACAAATGACATACATTCTCTCAATGAGCGACGAGCACTAGGTAGCACAAAAAGGGATGAAATAGCCAATGCCATGTGGAATGACTATCAAGACTATCTCAGACGGACTAGAAGAAATACTGCATGA
- the LOC123115566 gene encoding putative nuclease HARBI1 isoform X1, with protein sequence MHMCRCVILSIRMLGNFLMCKRREDDELAIIEALYANDRSSANHTRIHTSILTGDRYVREVLEGHELRCKRDFRMEQYIFRNLVQCPRERCHLRYTNFVSVEEQVGIFLYVVSKNATNRTLQGQFQHSGEVISRYFHIVLNALMILSGSIIQLPPINVPLKVARNTKFMPYLKDCIGAIDGTHIPITIYPNDQGPYHNRKGTLSQNVMVACDFDNRFIHVSSGWEGSASDPRVLQDALENNFYVPEGKFYLVDAGYANTPNFIAPYRNVRYHLLEQAKCNQRPRNPRELFNLRHAQLRNHVERIIGVLKKRFPILKCASQYPIDSQAEIAIACCALHNFICSNEGGEQWLDQVESEIDPVKIIDVPSGDMKYTNDIHSLNERRALGSTKRDEIANAMWNDYQDYLRRTRRNTA encoded by the exons ATGCATATGTGTAGGTGTGTTATATTGTCAATCAGAATGTTGGGTAATTTTTTGATGTGCAAACGTAGGGAAGATGATGAATTAGCTATCATTGAAGCTTTGTATGCTAATGATAGAAGCTCGGCCAACCACACACGTATACATACATCCATCCTTACGGGAGATCGGTACGTGCGAGAAGTTCTAGAAGGTCATGAATTGAGATGCAAACGAGATTTTCGGATGGAGCAGTATATTTTTCGTAACTTAGTCCAGTGCCCTCGAGAAAGATGCCATCTAAGATATACAAATTTTGTCTCAGTGGAAGAACAAGTAGGCATATTTTTATATGTCGTTTCAAAGAATGCAACCAATCGTACACTCCAAGGGCAATTTCAGCATAGTGGTGAGGTCATAAGTCGCTATTTCCATATTGTGTTGAACGCCCTCATGATATTGTCAGGAAGTATAATACAGTTGCCTCCAATTAATGTTCCTCTCAAAGTTGCAAGAAATACGAAATTTATGCCatatttgaag GATTGTATTGGAGCAATAGATGGAACACATATTCCAATTACCATATATCCAAATGACCAAGGTCCATATCATAACAGAAAGGGAACACTGTCACAAAATGTTATGGTTGCATGTGATTTTGATAATCGTTTCATCCATGTCAGCAGCGGATGGGAAGGTTCCGCTTCTGACCCTCGTGTTCTACAAGATGCTCTTGAAAATAACTTCTATGTCCCCGAAGGAAAGTTTTATTTGGTGGATGCTGGTTATGCGAATACGCCTAATTTTATTGCACCTTATCGCAATGTAAGGTACCATTTGCTGGAGCAGGCTAAATGCAATCAGCGGCCGCGGAATCCTCGAGAACTATTCAACCTGAGGCATGCACAACTTCGTAATCATGTTGAGCGTATAATTGGAGTTCTGAAGAAGCGTTTCCCTATACTAAAATGTGCATCGCAATACCCCATCGACTCGCAAGCAGAAATTGCGATAGCATGTTGTGCTCTTCATAATTTCATTTGTAGTAATGAGGGTGGCGAACAATGGTTGGACCAAGTTGAATCGGAGATTGATCCAGTAAAAATAATTGATGTTCCAAGTGGAGATATGAAGTATACAAATGACATACATTCTCTCAATGAGCGACGAGCACTAGGTAGCACAAAAAGGGATGAAATAGCCAATGCCATGTGGAATGACTATCAAGACTATCTCAGACGGACTAGAAGAAATACTGCATGA
- the LOC123115566 gene encoding uncharacterized protein isoform X2 produces MHMCRCVILSIRMLGNFLMCKRREDDELAIIEALYANDRSSANHTRIHTSILTGDRYVREVLEGHELRCKRDFRMEQYIFRNLVQCPRERCHLRYTNFVSVEEQVGIFLYVVSKNATNRTLQGQFQHSGEVISRYFHIVLNALMILSGSIIQLPPINVPLKVARNTKFMPYLKDCIGAIDGTHIPITIYPNDQGPYHNRKGTLSQNVMVACDFDNRFIHVSSGWEGTICWSRLNAISGRGILENYST; encoded by the exons ATGCATATGTGTAGGTGTGTTATATTGTCAATCAGAATGTTGGGTAATTTTTTGATGTGCAAACGTAGGGAAGATGATGAATTAGCTATCATTGAAGCTTTGTATGCTAATGATAGAAGCTCGGCCAACCACACACGTATACATACATCCATCCTTACGGGAGATCGGTACGTGCGAGAAGTTCTAGAAGGTCATGAATTGAGATGCAAACGAGATTTTCGGATGGAGCAGTATATTTTTCGTAACTTAGTCCAGTGCCCTCGAGAAAGATGCCATCTAAGATATACAAATTTTGTCTCAGTGGAAGAACAAGTAGGCATATTTTTATATGTCGTTTCAAAGAATGCAACCAATCGTACACTCCAAGGGCAATTTCAGCATAGTGGTGAGGTCATAAGTCGCTATTTCCATATTGTGTTGAACGCCCTCATGATATTGTCAGGAAGTATAATACAGTTGCCTCCAATTAATGTTCCTCTCAAAGTTGCAAGAAATACGAAATTTATGCCatatttgaag GATTGTATTGGAGCAATAGATGGAACACATATTCCAATTACCATATATCCAAATGACCAAGGTCCATATCATAACAGAAAGGGAACACTGTCACAAAATGTTATGGTTGCATGTGATTTTGATAATCGTTTCATCCATGTCAGCAGCGGATGGGAAG GTACCATTTGCTGGAGCAGGCTAAATGCAATCAGCGGCCGCGGAATCCTCGAGAACTATTCAACCTGA